The genomic window ggcccacatgtcagtggcccCCATAATTTTTAatatgtgtgaatgacaaacgggtcccacgtatatgtttttaattcaaatgccacctaagcgccacgtcaacccaCATACTAGGTCAACATTGCCACGTCAAcaccatgtcagcgaaaccaccctccaaaaccaccaagggagtcaaattgcaccggtttcaatagttcgggggtcgagatatccggttttgcggtttagggtcacggattagattcgggCCACTTtgaagggagtcaaagtggacttattccaaccTGTTAGTAGTAACCAGGACACATGAGGTTTACgtgggtttttttcttttactttttctAATTCTTTTAAACCCATTTGCAAAAGTTGATATACATAAATTACTTATGCAAAGTTtctatatacaaagtttatatgtacgatgcatacatatataatttttatggaCTATAATTGAGTAGTCTAAATGCACATAAAtagatggaataagttcacattgggtccctctatttgtcgtccaattcgattttcgtcccttgactgCAAAACCAGGTACAaaccgtcccccaacttacaaaaccgggtaAATGTGATCTATGGCAGTATGGAGGGCGGTATCGGCCTACGTGGCACATTGACCATCCTACGTGGCGCGCTGACCAcgtttctcctctcttttttacaGCGTCGCGCACGCACCAGTGGTCCTCGCGGCGGAGCGGGAGCAGCGTTGGATGGCGggagcggccgccgcggcgctcgcggcggaggacggcggagcGCGGCCCATTCGAGCACGAagatggcggcgccgaggccgccgacgagcttgaggatgacctcgccgtcgtcctcccagACGTATGACCGCAGCTCGGCGAGGAAGTCGCCGACCTGCGTGaaggcgagcagcgcggcggcgccttgGAAGATGGCGGTGACtacggcgggagcgggagcagcGGAGTATACTCACCCAACACCAGGTTCAAGTCGCTCATGTAAGTTTCTCCGCCATGAATCACCTGGTCCATGGCATGCTGTTTGATTGATTTTTGTGACTGTTCTGATGTTTTGTTCGTCTTCGTCTGTTTCCAGTTCCACCTCCTGAAGCAGAGGCAGCTGTTGAAGCAACAACGGGAGCAGCAGCTCGCCGCGGCAACAGCGGCGACGTGGGGCACGCaccgcgccggcgtcggcccGCCGCTTGGTCTGAACTCGTCCGGCTGGCCACCGCTGCAGAAGTCCCACCAGCAGGCGTCGTCCGCGGCCGGCATGCGCCCGTGTTCCTCAGCCCTCCAGGAGGCAAACCGGATTGCACGGGCACCGGCGTGTTCATCCCCCGCCAGGGCGGCGCCCCCACTGAGCCCAAGAAAAAGCTAAGTGCGCACCTCCTCTGAAGCAACGCAATGCTCACCACCCAGAAGCGGGTGCAGCCGCTGCCGACGCATGCCGCTgcacgccgtcctcctcccggaCGTAGGACTGCAGCTCGGCGAGGAAGTCGCCGGTCCGTGTTAAGGCgagcagagcggcggcgccCTGGAAGATGGCGATGAggacggcgggagcgggagcagcggaggacgacgaggacagagggagcggccgccgcggcgcttgcggtggaggacggcgaggacaTAGAAGCCGGAACCCTCgtgcggacggcggcggtgaggtcgGTCCCCTCCTTGAGGGGGACGCGGCGCGCACGGCATGGGCGTGCGAGCGAGGCCAAGATCTGCTGCCGCACGAGGCCCACccggtcggcgacgacgacccgcAGTTTGCGGACGCCGAGGAAGGGCTGGACGGTGACGGTGCCGAGGTCGACGGTTTGGTCGCCGTCGACGAAGACGACGGGCAGCAcggccgtgggcggcggcggccgcgtgctGGTGGTTGAGCTGAGCGGAGTCAGAAGACGCaacgaggaagaagagggagaaagggaatgatatgtggggcccacgtgggccccaccatatttattttttgtcgctgacatgtaggcccatgtgggccccgctattttaaaattattcttTCGTGtgtagctgacaggtgggcccatagtttttattgttttttaagatataattgccacgtaagcggcACGTGAATACCACGTAGGAcagagacctagtcaaacaagccacgtgGGCGCCACGTTAACCAAAACCACCTttaaaaccgctgagggaccacgtttgcccggttttcgtaagttgggggacgggtcgtacccggttttgcggttaagggacgaaaatcggattggatgacaaatagagggacccaaagtgaacttatttctaaATAGATTGCATTATGCTCGTGGGCCAAAAACAAAGGTACTCCGTACCAGTTAGCGAGTGGGCCAAAAGGCAAGCCGGCACATGGGCCAAAAGACAAGTCAATACGTGCTGCTCATGGCTCATGAGATAGAAACCGAACCGATGCCAATCGGGAAAAACAGAGGCAGATCATGCGGCATCGTTCTGGAAAAGGAAAACACACGTAGCATCCAAGCCGGCCTGAAAGCGATCGCACGCGGCGATGAGGTGGCGCGATCGATCGTGTACTAGACGCCTGCAGGTGAGGTGGCTGCGTTGCACGGTTGCGAGTGCCAGCCCTTCCTGCCGGTGCTGTTCACATGCAGTGTTAAGTGCTACTCCCTCcagggttgataatacttatcgttttggacaagggcacgatcataaaaaaacaattttgatcattattttctattataatatgtataaaaatgttaacaaatatattatcttaataaagtattttttaagactaatttatATATGTAGTCACCaaatttaaaagacaaatattttaaaaatggttcataatcaaagattctaaagtttgatctCACCATTATctaaaacaacaagtattatcagctcGGAAGGAGTAACTCCTAGCTAATGCAATGCGAACTATTCACATGCAGTGGGAAGGTAATTATAACTTACTGTGCGTCTGTGCTCATTAGTAAAACGGTAAAAACGAGTATTACTCACCCCGTCTCATTTTAATCGCAGTCATGAGTTTCTgtattcaatttttatttattatccgtattatttaaaattattttatgattaatatttttattgttattagatgataaaacatgaatattactttatgtgcgacttatgttttttattttttttaaaaaaaagtttaaataagaCGGTCGAATAAAGTTAGACATGGAAACTGATTGATGCGTTTAAAataggatggaggaagtatatgccAAGCAAGCAAGACACTAATCATCCAGGTAGCAGAGAACTAACATTGCAAGTTTCCAACGTCTTACAGATGATAGTTTAAAGCAACACAAATTATTTTCGCTCAATCACTTGTCTTTTCTGAGTTTCCATTGGTAGTATCAAGCAGTCCTCTTCCCAGGGAGCAGACCTGATTGAAAATGAGAGATAAATTAGGAAAACAGAAAAGGGATTGCAAGTGTGGATAAACTATTCCTGGTATTAACCGAAGAGAGTAAAGTTAGGAATACCATAATAATTGCATTTCCAAAGAATTATAGATAGAATAACATCGAACACGATTTACCACAATAATAACCCTATTTATTAAAGTGCATGCACATATTTCATAAGTATACTCGATCAAAAGAAAGGTTGAGGCGCACATTACATATGTAAACTAGATTAAAAGGAAGGTTTAGGTACACATTTTATTTGTTGGGTCCTATtttataaaacatatttttttataactttgataggaatgtaattattatgaaatagagggagtaataccTAGTAAAGAGGTAGGCACCTCTGCCCTCTTCAGCTTCTCCACAGAGAATTTGGTAGAAGTACTTGGGATGGTGATGGTACCATCGTACCCCTTGAAGTGGTCTGCGGTCAACTCCAGCTCACAACGGTACCCAGTAACCTTTCAATAGAGAAAAACCGATAAACAAAACAGGAGTATAATACAAACAGCATTAGTGTACTGTATGCTGGAGAATGGAGATGAATAGGAGTTTTACCTTGGTGGCAACCCACCTACTTCCTGGGGCGAAATTGGTGGGAGTGTATCCCTTGGACTGGAGCATCATTACCATGGTTCTAGAACTTGTAGTCAATGCCTTCCCGTGTCCTGGCAGCAGAGCCACCGAGCCCAAGGCAGAGCACACCTTGCAATATAGTACACAGCATTCAACATACAGATATAAAAGTAGAAAACGATTGTGTAAACAATTGTACTATGTATTATGGGGTGGGAACTAAAACACAAAACGGAGAAGTagattagcacataattaactAAGTactattagctattttttaacaattaatatggttttaaaaaatcaactttctatatattttttctttgcaaAAATTCACACCGTTTAAAAGTTTGAGAAGCATACGCGTAGAAAATGAGTAAGTTGATGTTGAGAAATGGAAGAAAACATCACAATAACTCTCATATTTGGTTCATGGCCTATTTGGTTCACTACCCTACCAACACACTAAATGGAAGAATTAGCAGTACTAAAATATAGATAAGTTTTTGACACTTCCAATTATTTGGTAACTTAAGTTTATATTGGTCATGATTGGTTCGCTATCAACATAGAGTCAAATTGTGAAACTATAgtgaagaatattctaaattgCTAGCAAATTTAGTATGTGTATTACTATATAGTTGcatggcttcaaaccaaatggATTGCATATACTATTTAGGCTACCAGAATATTTGTAGGACACATTTAGTAGGGCGTTTGATATCAAATCCAAAACATCCCTAAATAACACACAAGAACAGGGCTTTTTTGGTTAAGAAGCAAATTTTTGCTAACAAAAATATTAGTAGTTGCATAACCTTGGTAGGTTTTAGTACTAACAAATTTGGTTGTATATAACTTGAACTAATGTGGGCAAAAAATGGTTGCAAACCAAATAATCGTTTGACACTGttaaaattgccaaaattttaattgGGCAAAATTAGCttaaaaccaaacaagcccactATTTAGACTACCAAAACCACACAAGTGCTATTTAGAGTACCAAAAAATTGAATGGGTAAAATTTGGCACTAAACCAAAGCAGTCCTAAATGTTGATAGTACTGTGAAGGAACCTCTAGGATGTATCCAAATAGAACATATTCAACCAATTGTCTAACCTCAGTCCAAACTAGTACCACCTCTATCATTCAAAGCCAAACAATTGCCATATTTACTATTTAAAGTTGCCGTTTTTAAAGATGATTTTAAGTTGCCAAATCGTGACTAGCAGTGCATGCTATGTTCTCAAGAGAATAAACTCCAATCTGGTGGTGGTTAAATCAAAATCTGAACCTCACCTTACGGACTACTACGTGTCCTGAATCCGGGCAGGTGGGGTAGCAAGTATACCTCCACGATTCCGGGCAGGTGAAAAGGACGCGatgacaaacaaaaaaaaagggttacGGACGAAAAAATAAGTGGGGTGAAAAGATGTGACTATTGGAAaaatacgaatcttttaagatTTATTTATGGCTAAAGAATTACTTGCACTCATCATAAGCATGGAGTAATTTGTACTGTAGCGTCAAGCTGGAGAGTGCtcagtttgaaaaaaaaaagttcttgtGTATATGTGAGTCTTATTtgcattttcaagtttttaaatAGGATAAGATGTTTATATCAAGTTGGTCATGGAATCAACGTGGTATTCCTGATTTCTTGTACATTCATGACTTACTCTTGCATCTATTTAACTACTCAGAGTTAGCACGTGCATCATGAGCCTTGTGCGCCGGCCCAGTCGGCCTGGCTAATTGTGTAACGCATGCATCATGGGCCTTGTGCGCCGGGCCCAGTCAGCCTGACACACGGATTTGTTACCACATCGTACGCCCGATGACACGGTATCTTACGCCCGATTACGCGCGCTTGATTACGCGAACGATGACGGACAAAAGAAAATCACGGAAgctttatgtattttttaattaggtatatataggTACTAGAAAATATGCCTGTGTGTTGCCACGggtgaatgttattttaatcttattattgttatacggtttagctagtaTGAATTTTACTTTGGAATTCGCttagatattttttaagaaaatcatgaacTGCAATTAAGAGTATGACTTtcatcttaagttagcatgcgagtttttaaaagggatttcttatacgacacctttaatatttctaagcaaacgaatttaaaatctgactcaaacacggatctgtattttcaaaagcgaacggaCTAAAAAACTGACTCCAATACGggtgacgtaccaaaataccaacaaaaatatattaaatttttcaTCATTTCTGCCCAATTGTGATATGTAGTTTaggattttaatttatttcaatGAATGTTATTTAcaacccgttgcaacgcacgggcattttctTAATAAGAGGAGGTGATAAAATGTATAAAAACATAGTAGGaaatttaatatgaattttcaaacatatggatgtacttttaaaaatatataatcagtttaggagagaaaaaaattggagaGGATAAGCATCATTAGTGACAAAGTGTAGAAAAACACGGTAGGAAATTACATATGTTTCTGGTTTAGTATTAATTTCAAACATATGGAcatacttttcaaaaaaataataataagaggaggtgataaagtgtaaaaaaaacacaatagtaaattacatatattgctggtttaatatgaatttcaaaatatgggtgtacttatgaaaaaaaatataatctgctttggagagaaaaagaaaaaattatatggacatacttttcaaaaataataataataagaggaGGTGATAAAGTGTAGAAAAACACAAtagtaaattacatatattgctggtttaatatgaatttcaaaatatggatAAGAGGAGGTGATAAAGTGTAGAAAAACACAAtagtaaattacatatattgctggtttaatatgaatttcaaaatatggatAAGAGGAGGTGATAAAGTGTAGAAAAACACAATggtaaattacatatattgctggtttaatatgaatttcaaaatatgggtgtacttttaaaaaaatataatctgctttggagagaaaaagaaaaaattggaGAGGATAAGCAGCATAAATCTGAGgagtgatgaaaaaattggagaGGATAAGCAGCATAAATCTGAGGGGTGATGGGAGTCAAACTCCAAACCTTTGGGCCACAAGTATCATCACCTAACCAACTAAGAACGTGGATGGTTGTGCCATAATGTGTTGCTATACAGTATGAATATTTTTCGGTTAGTGAGCCCACATCAATCGGAGCCCTACACACATGGACGAAAATTAATGGAATCGATCGCTCGTGCGGATAAAACGGATGACGGATGAAATTTTTTACGGAAGCCTtgcgtattttttaattaggtatagatagatatagatatagatatagattttgcatccctatattttttttatttgattgggCCGTGCCGGGCTAGCCCACCGTGCTGAGGGTGCAACCTAGGCACAGCCCGGCTGTCgggtcgggccggcacgggcacgaccccagtcgggccgtgccgtgcttgggccgggccaaaattgCGTGCTTTGGGCCGGGCCGTGGgcctcgggccatatggccatctataataGGAACCATCtatgtttcaaataaaattttctcttaaactactcatccgatatATGATACGATtataccgttgtgttcgtaacaattaaatattgTTTACAAGATCTCATGTGagtatattttaatgaaaaaatacaatcacttttataatatatccaaattacttttagatttcactaaattacttcttatacatataaaagtaaattcaataaagtctaaaagtaagttacatatattataaaagtaacttaaaacaaaaggaaagtaactttgccacgacattagaagtaaatccgttgcagggataaaaatatgactctctgtataaattaaatttaatcaacacAGATTAGCACTagtaagtttaacaatttttaaaagtaacttttgcatggtttagaagtaacttttctataaaTCCGTTTTAAgcattgattatttttttccctttcacttttgtttttcactagaaaaaatgcccgtgcgttgcaacgggtaaactGAAATTATAACAATTATAAGATATTAGCTGATTAGGGTCCAATTTTTCGTGTTATGAAcactttaagaaaatatattcctaaaGAAAGAAAGTTCATTTGCGCGCATAGCCTGTGAAGCGCCCGCGGCCCAGCTGTGCTACGGCCCGAGGATGGAAGTAATAAAAACTTTCATAATTTTTCAGTAATTTTAAGCAACTAAAATGGTACTAATGCTATttttgaaaatagaaaatacttAAAATATTTGCGGTTTAGGGATGTGATTTAAACTCGATGTAAAGataagggacctaaagtgaacttattctttcCTGTGCGGATCGCGCGCATGCAGCCCGTGACGGCCCAACTTGGGATCAATCTGAGCCGTCCATTTGATGGACGGCTTGGATTGGTTCCAAATTTataaaaccctaaccctaacccctcccctctccccctaccacgggccgccgcgcctcccacCCTCCCctcgcctctcctctccccaccgCGTGGCACAGTGGCGTCGCTTCCTCTCCCCCACCGGCGctctccctcacccccaccggcgctccctttcctcctcgtcggggtgccgccgccgccctcctctcaAGATCCGGTGGGTCGACGGCTCCCGACAGCGCGGCAAGTCGGCGGCTCCATGGCGGCGCGGTTGATCTCCGGCGTAGCGGCGACGCCGCAGCGCGGCAGCTCCCCAGCGTAACGACGTGTCAACGGCTccccggtggcagcggcggctcagGATCTAGCTCCCGAGCTCGGCACCTCCACggcagcgaggcggcgaggtggtggttcggcgaggagcagcggcgCCTCCGGCTCGaccttccctctcctctcctcatctTCTTGTGTTGATATTTTGTCTCGTTGATATTTTGTGATGATTCCGATTGGGATTTTGTTTTTGTGTTGGATTGCGATGTGATGATTTGGGATTTGGAGAAGCAAAGCGAGGGTTGGGGGGTGCTCGGCTgctccccttttcttttccaccTCCGATCCGATTTTTTTTCGGTCTCCGATCcgatttttttcacttttttgcgCTGTTTCTAATTTGGGGGCGACGTACGGAAAATCTTTGACAAAatcatcttaaacttttataataggtaaagatgtagtatgagaaaagaagataaaaccttTGATGGATTGTAAATAATATTGATGGAGTAACTAATGAAAAGTAATCATGTATAAGATGTAAAGTTACTTCCTGATAACATGGAAATTACTTCctaacatgtaataaattacttttaaattaataaaatgtttgaatatatttaatatgAATCTCGTTTTATCACATATTTTAAGTGGAGTACAATTATGCAAACAggtcttaaaaataatatatgatttaaaatatataagttattaaagcggtttaaaaaagacacacactattgtattttttaagttgaaagGGGATATATACTGGACGGAATGGTCTCTGGATAAGACAAACCAGATACTGGTAGCTGTTAGTCACGTCCtttaaaattttagatttgtaaagtgatatattctatcttgttaattttttttttaaaaaaggttttttttgacaacaTACAAAAATGAGGAGATATGCCCTCTCAAGAGAGGAATAGGCCATCAATTAGAAGTTTTTTACCATCGCAAATTTTAACTTTGGAACGGAGAAGGGAACAACTCAGTATAAACTAAGTACCACAACTAGGTTagaacttgaaaaaaaattctttacaCGATAGTGATACGAGTACATGTACATCCTACAAAAATTTGGTTACAACTTAGAACTCCTCGTCAAAATTCCAACAGTACCATACATACAAAGCTGACAGAAAACTGTTGCTGTACATAATATCTACAACGGAACAGCATCAGCTACATAGTTTGACGAAGTACTCTGTAACTTTGACGAGATGTACTTTCTTAGGCTATTAATGAGTTGCCGAATATCATCTACCCAAGACCATGTCGGACTGTTAAGTGCTCGTATTGAGTTCAAGCAAACGAGAAGAGTTCCTCCCTCGTGAAGCAGCACCTAAAATTTGCACGAAAGTAAGAATTTGCAGAAACAATTTACGAAAGAAcaaaaagcaatatgaaaataTACTATGGAACTTCAGTGGACAAGCACAAGTAACTTGAAGGCTCGAAGTAatcaatattatttttcatatctcCATCGAAATTTAATCAGTACTTTCTCGTTTCCAATGCAACCATCCTCAGAGTCGTCACACATTGTAAGAATATTGGCCACCAATAAGCAGTTAATAATTATTTATCTGTTTTACTAAGCTCCGTTGTGATATAGGCAATGAGTGGATTTGGGAGAACTAAAACCAAGTAGTGCTATATTCAAACTAAACGCATCCCACACGCCTAATGAAATTAAATGCTCTACTGGATAGATTACCAGCCAATTCTAGAAAGTCTGGTTCATATGTTGAGTCCAACCTTAAGATATTTATATCAGTTAAGCTTATAATTGTGCATAAACTCACATTACATTACTGGACAGCTGCTTTCCAATATTCCAAACAAATCTACAAATTATCTCCAGGCGTAGCATTTCAGGTAATGATGCTCGTCTAACAACATCAAAAGTAgccttttacctttttttttttagattaccTTTTACTATTCTTGTTAACCCGACAATTTGAGTTCATAACATGTCATAAATAATTTCACTAGACTAAAGCAAAAGTCAAATTTGTAATTATTAGAAACATAAATGCAGTGACAACCGATGATAGCAAGAGTTAACTTACCGTCaaccaaagaggaagaaatcCCAAAACAGAAGGAAGTGCCGCAAAAACAATACAAGACAATGCAAGAGCTACACTTTGCTTGACCTGTGAGGATGAATCACAAAGTATAAGAACCAGTAATATATATTGTATCTATAGTTAGAAATGTTTTAGAATGAAGCCTCCCAAGAAACAATACCAAAGAAGTTGTTTGACGAGCTTTAGCTATACAAAATGGCACCCCACATATATTATCCTGCAACAAAAGAACATCTGCAACAGCCACCGCTGTTGCACTGGCACGCTGGGCTAGAACTATACCAACCGTTGCAGCTGCAAGAGCTGGTGCATCATTTATGCCATCACCAACCATTATTAGACCTCCACCTGTAATCATGTATACATGAATCATAACcaggaagtgaaaaaaaaaataattccctCCAAATAATGAAATGAATACCACAAGAGGTAATATATGGCTGTAAGTCAAAAATTCTGATGGATACACAGTTCAGCTGATCCAAAGTACGACCACAGAAAGCTTCGAATATTTAATTCTTTAATTATACATGTAGAATGTTTAGTTATGGACTTCTATAGACATTTCTGTGGTTGCAGCTGACAGGTTATATCTACATGCAAATAATAACAGATAACTATTGGAATCAATTGATCAAGTCATGC from Oryza glaberrima chromosome 6, OglaRS2, whole genome shotgun sequence includes these protein-coding regions:
- the LOC127777061 gene encoding uncharacterized protein LOC127777061 yields the protein MWYTCYPTCPDSGHVVVRKCKVCSALGSVALLPGHGKALTTSSRTMVMMLQSKGYTPTNFAPGSRWVATKVTGYRCELELTADHFKGYDGTITIPSTSTKFSVEKLKRAEVPTSLLGLLPGKRTA